One Verrucomicrobiia bacterium genomic window, AGATCCGGATCAATCCGGCGTTGACGGACATGAAGTTGATTGACGTGCTGGAGGTGTTGCAGAAGGCGGCGATGCCCAAGATCAAGTACAGCATTGAAGATTATGCGGTGGTGATTTCACTGCGGGTCAACGAGCCGGAGACGCTGTACACGCGGGTGTTCAAGGTGGATGCCAACACGTTCTACCAAGGCTTGCAGGGGGTCATGAGCATGAGCTTTGGCGTGGGCGGCGGCGGTGGCGGTTACGGTGGTTATGGTGGTTATGGCCGGGGCGGTTATGGTGGCTATGGTGGCCGCGGGGGTGGCTACGGCGGGTACGGTGGCTATGGTGGCCGAGGTGGGTATGGAGGCTATGGCGGTTATGGCGGTGGTTATGGCGGCTGTGGCGGCGGCTACGGTGGCGGCGGGGAATCCACCTACGCGGCGGTGGACATTGCCGGCGGCGGTGGCCGCGGGGGCGGCGGGGCCGGGCAGGCGGGCGGTGGCGGCGGGGGCATTCCCTGGTTGACGGCCACCAACTCGACGGCGTTGGGCGGCACGGTGCGGGCGTTCTTTGAGGCGCACGGGTTGACGATGGATCCGCCCAAGGCGTTTTTCTTCAATGACCGCACGGGTTTGTTGATGGTGCGGGCCAGCCTGCAGGATCTGGACATTGTGGAGCAGGCGATTGAAGTGCTCAACATGGCGCCGCAGCAGTTGACCATCGAGGCGCGTATTGCGGAGTTTACGCAGGATGACAGCCGGGCGCTGGGCTTTGACTGGTGGCTGGGCAACGTGCGCATGAACAGCGGCAAGATTGACGCCACCACCGGCACCATGCCTTCGTTGGGGCCGACACCGGGCCAGCCGGTGCCGGGCCTGCCGGGCGGCAATGGTGTGTTCCCCGGGCCGGGGCCGGCCGGGACGACGCTGACGGGGCCGGGGGCGCAGCCGCCGGCGGCGACGGATAACAAGCTGACAGGCGGTTTGACGCCGGTGGGGCTGCCGCTGGCCACGTTTACGGGCATTTTGACTGATCCGCAGTTCCGGGTGGTCTTGCGCGCCATTGAGAACCGCAGCGGCGTGGACTTGCTGGCCTGCCCGAAGATCACCACGCTGAGCGGGCGTCAAGCGCAGATCAAGGCGGTGGACATTAAATACGTGGTGACGGATTTGGGCCTGGATCAAACCAGCGGCGGCGGTTACTACGGCGGAGTGGGCGGCGTGGGCGGTGTGGGCACGGGCGGCGGCATTGGCTCCATTGTGCAGCCCATCACCGAGCCGATGGAAGTGGGTCCCACCCTTGACGTGGTGCCGTCGGTCTCGGCGGACGGTTACACCATTCAGCTCACGTTGATCCCCACTTTGAAGGAGTTTCTGGGGTACGACGACCCGGGTGCGTTTGTGGCCACCATTCAATCGGTGGGCGGGGCGGGGGCGGCGGCGCCGATCATTACGCCCACCCCGCTGCCGAAGTTCCGCCTGCGCCAGGTGGTGACCTCATGCGTGGTGTGGGACGGCCAGACGGTGGTGCTGGGCGGTCTCATTTCCGAGGATGTGCAGAAGATCAAGGACAAGGTGCCGGTGCTGGGAGATTTGCCGCTCTTCGGGCGGTTCTTCCGCAATGAGTCGTCCAAGACGACGAAGAAAAACCTGGCGATTTTTGTGACGCCCACCTTGATTGATCCGGCGGGCAACCGGCTGCACTCGGACGAGGAAATGCCGTTTGCGGCCAACAACATCCCGCCGCAGAAGCCGCTGGTGCCGGTGACGCCGGCGACGCCCGCCCCGTCGGGGGTGCCGGCGGTGCGGCCGTAAAGGCCGGTTTTTTGGGCCAGCCCCGCAACCTTGCTGCGGGGCTTTTTAATTGGCGCGGCGCGGGACTGCCGTATGTTGCCCAAACACAAACGCCTGTTGCTGGTGGATGGCCATGCTTTTGCCTACCGCGCCTTTCACGCCATCCGCCATCTGAGCGCGCCGGATGGCACGCCCACCAACGCCATTTTTGGCTTCATCAAAACCTTGGGCAAGCTCCAGTCCCAATGGCAGCCGGAATTTTTTCAGGTGGCCTGGGATGGCGGCATGGCGGCCGAGCGGTTGGAGGCGCTGCCGGAGTACAAGGCCCAGCGCCCGCCGATGCCCGAGCCGTTGAGCCGGCAGATGGAGGGCATCCAACAGTGGCTGGAGGCCTCCGGCTTGTCGAGCTTCTGCCAGGAGGGTGTGGAGGCGGATGATTGGATAGCCACCGCGGCGCGGCAGGCGGTGGAGCAGGGGGCGGCGGTCATCATTGCCAGCCCGGACAAGGACTTCATGCAACTGGTTGGCCCCCAGGTGGCGCTGTGGAATCCCAATGATGAGGCGGAGACCTTGTGGACGCCGGAGCGGGTGGTGGAAAAGACGGGGGTGCAACCGGCCCAAGTGGTGGACTGGCTGAGCCTGATAGGGGACAGCGTGGACAACATCGGGGGTGTGGTGGGGGTGGGGCCGAAGACTGCTGCCAAATTATTGCAGCAATTTGGCACGATAAATGCGATTTACGAGCACCTGAACGACCTGAACAACGACACCCTGCGCGCGGCCCTGCGGGCGGCCGAGGCGGTGGTGCGCCGTAATCAACGGCTGATCCGGCTTAATGACCGGCTGCCGGGGCGGGTGGAATTGGAAGCCCTGCGGCCCGGGCGGCGGGATGTGCGCCGCCTGCGTGAACTTTACGCGCGCTGGGGCTTCCATTCGCTTCTGCGGGAGCTGGGGGCAGGCGGGCAGGCGCAGGGGGAGCTGTTTTGAAGGGGCAGGCGTTGGGCAAAAAAGGTGCCGGGCGGGGCACAATAAGATTTGCAAAAGCACGCTGGATTGGTAGAAGGAAAGAACGATATGTCAGCAATGGTACGCGTGTGTGAAAGGCTCGCACTGGCGGGCCTGACGGTGTGGTGTGCCGTCGTGGCCTGGGGCCAAAGTTCCTATGGGCCGGCAGGACCGGAGTACGCTCCGGTGGGTGCGCTGGCGGGCGACCAGGTGATGCCCGCGGTGGCGCTGGGAGGCAACGGCGGCTATCTGGTCTGGCAGGACAACATGACCGATGGCCAGGACACGGCCATCGTGGCGCAACGCCTGGGGCCGGGCGCCGTGGGTATTTACGGTTCTTTTCGCGTGAATCAACAGGGGGCGCGGGAGCAAAGCCGGCCGCGGGTGGCGCTGTTGAAGGACGGCGGGGCGGTGGTGGTATGGCAGGGCAACCAGAGCGGCTCGTGGGATGTGTATGCCACTTTTATTGCCACCAATGGCACGTTGATTACCAGCGATGTGCTGGTGAACACCACCACGGCGGCGGATCAAATCAATCCGGCGGTGGCGGTGCTGGCTGATGGGAATGTGGTCATTACCTGGGGCAGTTTTGATCAGGATGGCAGTTACCAGGGCGTTTATGCCCGGCGTTTCAGCCCCACTGGCGCGCCCCTGGGGGGCGAATTCAAGGTGAGCACCAGCTCTTACCTGAATCAGCGCACCCCGGCGGTGGCGGCTCTGACGGGCGGCAATTTTGTGGTGGTCTGGGTTTCCGAGCACCAGACTTCGGGCGACAACGTGCGGGCGGGCATTTTTGGGCAGCTTTTCACGGCTCAAGGCGTGCCGGTGGGCGGGGAGGTGGCTCTCAGCACCACGACCAACATCTGCGCCAATCCGGCCATTGCGCCGCTGGCCAATGGCGGTTACATCGTCGTGTGGGGGCAGCGCTCGGCCCAATTACGGGATGCCGATTTTTACGCGCCGGAGAACAGTTGGGACGTGTTTGGGCTGACCTTTAACGCGCTGGGCAAGGCCGTGCAGCGCAATCCCTTCCGCATCAACACCTTCACCTACGGAGATCAATACGTGCCTTCGGTGGCCACGGTGGGGGATGAGGCGCTGGTGGTCTGGACGAGTTTGGGGCAGGACGGCTCGCGCGAGGGGGTTTATGGGCAGTTTGTGGGGGCGGCGGGGGCGTTGTTGGGCGGAGAAATCCGGTTCAATGACTTGACGCTCAATCAGCAGTTGCATCCGGTGGCGGCGAGCAACGGGCGGGATCAGTTTCTGGTGGTCTGGACCACCTATGTGAACCTGAGCACGAGCTTTGATTTGCGGGCGCGGCGGTATGATGCGGTGCAGGCGCCGCTGGTGGCGCCGCCGGCGCCATACATTACGGCGCTGAGCCAGAGCCGGTTGAGTGTGGCCTGGCCGGCCCTTGAAGGCATGCCGGTGACCGCGTATGAGCTGTATGTGGACGGGTCCACCACGCCCGTGGTGGTGACCAGCAACCTGTACACGCTCATCAACCTGGCGCCGGCCAGCCAGCACACCGTGCGGCTGGCGTACCGGCTGGCCGATGGGCGGGTTTCCCCGCCGTCCACCCTGGCCACCGGGGTGACGTGGGGGGCGGATGAGAATTATGATGGATTGCCGGATGACTGGCAGGCCCGGTACTGGGGGCCGAATCCGGCCGCCTGGCCCGGGGGGCAGGTGGACAGCGATGGGGATGGGGTATCGAATTTGCAGGAATTTTTGGCCGGCACGGATCCGCGGGATCCGCAGAGCGTGCTCAAACTGAGCATCAGCTCCTCGCCGCAGGGGTACCGGCTGAATTGGAACACGCAGCCCGGCCAGGTGTATCAGGTGCAGATGGCGGATCGTCTGGGGGCGTGGAGTGACTATGGCGCGCCAAGGCTGGCGGCCACGAATACGGACTCGGTGGCGGTTTCGGGGCCGGGATCGAGCGCGTTTTACCGGGTGTTGCGGCTGCGTTGAGGCCAAGATTTGGAAGCACAGGTTATGAAACGATTGAGTGCAATTGGGTTGGCGGTGGGGCTGGCGATGATGACGGCCTCCCCTGCCCGCGCCTTCTCCCTGTTGGGCATTTGGGACACTTGGCAGACCGGGCCCATTGGGTATCAACTGGCGGGTGACATTGGCGGTCCGATGGGACTGGGGGAGGGGTATCGGTGGAATGTGCCGGTCATCACCTACGCCTTTGACCGCAGTTTTTTGCTGTACTTTGGCCAGCGGGGCGTGGACGAGGTGGAGAAGGCGATTGCCATCCTGAATGCACTGCCTCCGGTCTCCAATTTAAGCTCGAATCTGGCGGAGTTTCCCTTGGATTCCAAGCGGGTGAACTATCAGGCGCAGGCCTTGTACATGTATGATTTGAAGTCCGCGGCGCTGGAGACGCTGGTGGAGATTTTGGGGCTGGCGGAGCCGGAGCGCTATGCCTTTTGTTTGCGGGCCCGGCAGCTTCAGACGGTGGGCAACACCACCGTCACCAACTACTTGGTGATTCAGCGCAATTTTGACCCGGTGACGTGGGTGCCCACGCGGCTGGTGAATGGCACGGCCTATTCCTATCAGGTGTTGGAGCCGCTGACCCCGGGGAATTATGCGGATGCCATCGAGTTTGTGACGGATCCGCTGGCGCTATCTTACACGGCGGTGGCT contains:
- a CDS encoding 5'-3' exonuclease, whose product is MLPKHKRLLLVDGHAFAYRAFHAIRHLSAPDGTPTNAIFGFIKTLGKLQSQWQPEFFQVAWDGGMAAERLEALPEYKAQRPPMPEPLSRQMEGIQQWLEASGLSSFCQEGVEADDWIATAARQAVEQGAAVIIASPDKDFMQLVGPQVALWNPNDEAETLWTPERVVEKTGVQPAQVVDWLSLIGDSVDNIGGVVGVGPKTAAKLLQQFGTINAIYEHLNDLNNDTLRAALRAAEAVVRRNQRLIRLNDRLPGRVELEALRPGRRDVRRLRELYARWGFHSLLRELGAGGQAQGELF
- a CDS encoding fibronectin type III domain-containing protein; this translates as MSAMVRVCERLALAGLTVWCAVVAWGQSSYGPAGPEYAPVGALAGDQVMPAVALGGNGGYLVWQDNMTDGQDTAIVAQRLGPGAVGIYGSFRVNQQGAREQSRPRVALLKDGGAVVVWQGNQSGSWDVYATFIATNGTLITSDVLVNTTTAADQINPAVAVLADGNVVITWGSFDQDGSYQGVYARRFSPTGAPLGGEFKVSTSSYLNQRTPAVAALTGGNFVVVWVSEHQTSGDNVRAGIFGQLFTAQGVPVGGEVALSTTTNICANPAIAPLANGGYIVVWGQRSAQLRDADFYAPENSWDVFGLTFNALGKAVQRNPFRINTFTYGDQYVPSVATVGDEALVVWTSLGQDGSREGVYGQFVGAAGALLGGEIRFNDLTLNQQLHPVAASNGRDQFLVVWTTYVNLSTSFDLRARRYDAVQAPLVAPPAPYITALSQSRLSVAWPALEGMPVTAYELYVDGSTTPVVVTSNLYTLINLAPASQHTVRLAYRLADGRVSPPSTLATGVTWGADENYDGLPDDWQARYWGPNPAAWPGGQVDSDGDGVSNLQEFLAGTDPRDPQSVLKLSISSSPQGYRLNWNTQPGQVYQVQMADRLGAWSDYGAPRLAATNTDSVAVSGPGSSAFYRVLRLR